The Amblyraja radiata isolate CabotCenter1 chromosome 31, sAmbRad1.1.pri, whole genome shotgun sequence genome contains a region encoding:
- the aldh4a1 gene encoding delta-1-pyrroline-5-carboxylate dehydrogenase, mitochondrial — translation MRPGADCIARPTPPPPAVASLRASDRDDDDDMLTVRRLLARGRPGFCLTHTAAAAVKNEPILEFKPGSSERQALQKALNDLKGRTLEIPCVIGGEHVWTKEIRYQLCPFNHSHKVAKFCYADKELVNKAINAALSAHREWDLKPIEDRAQIFFKAADLISGSRRADLLARTMVGQGKTVIQAEIDAAAELIDFFRFNAKYALELQHQQPISESPSTNKTLYRSLEGFVAAISPFNFTAIGGNLAGAPALMGNVVVWKPSDTAMAASYKVYEILLEAGLPPNVIQFVPADGPLFGETILDSEHLAGINFTGSVPTFKYLWKQASASLEKYRSFPRIIGECGGKNYHFVHKSADITSVVNGTIRSAFEYGGQKCSACSRVYVPDTLWPEIKKNLQDEQKKIKVGNPVDDFETFFSAVIDNKSFARMKKWLEHVESSPNLTVIAGGKCDDKVGYYVQPSIIETKDPLDPIMKEEIFGPIVAVYVYPADQYQEILHLIDTSTPYGLTGAIFAQDKNVIAEASKVLRFSAGNFYINDKSTGSVVAQQPFGGARISGTNDKAGGPHYILRWTSPQSVKETHVPLTTWRYPYMG, via the exons ATGCGGCCCGGTGCCGACTGCATCGCgcggccaaccccccccccccccgccgtagCATCACTCCGCGCCTCAGACCGCGACGACGACGACGACATGTTGACGGTCAGGCGGCTCCTGGCCCGCGGCCGCccggg ATTCTGCTTGACACACACGGCTGCAGCAGCAGTAAAGAATGAACCTATCCTTGAATTCAAACCGGGAAGCTCAGAACGGCAAGCTCTGCAGAAG GCTCTGAATGATTTGAAGGGAAGAACACTCGAGATCCCATGTGTTATTGGGGGAGAACATGTCTGGACTAAAGAGATACGATACCAGCTATGT CCATTTAACCATTCGCACAAGGTAGCCAAATTCTGCTATGCTGACAAG GAATTAGTTAACAAAGCAATTAATGCAGCGCTGTCTGCTCACAGAGAATGGGATCTCAAACCCATCGAGGATCGAGCTCAAATATTTTTCAAAGCGGCTGACTTGATCAGTGGGTCAAGACGTGCAGACCTGTTGGCTAGAACAATGGTTGGCCAG GGTAAAACAGTCATTCAAGCAGAGATTGATGCAGCAGCAGAACTAATTGACTTCTTTCGATTCAATGCCAAATACGCTTTGGAACTTCAGCATCAACAACCAATCAGTGAATCGCCAAGCACCAACAAAACTCTGTACAGGAGTTTAGAG GGCTTTGTAGCAGCTATTTCGCCTTTTAACTTCACTGCAATCGGTGGGAATCTGGCAGGAGCTCCAGCTCTTATG GGTAACGTGGTGGTCTGGAAACCCAGTGACACGGCTATGGCTGCTAGTTATAAAGTGTACGAAATACTACTTGAAGCCGGACTTCCGCCGAATGTCATTCAGTTTGTCCCAGCTGATGGGCCGTTATTTGGCGAAACAATTTTGGATTCTGAACATTTAGCAGGAATCAACTTCACTGGCAGTGTCCC AACATTTAAGTATCTTTGGAAGCAGGCTTCTGCAAGCCTGGAAAAGTACCGTAGCTTTCCTCGTATAATTGGAG AATGTGGCGGGAAAAACTACCATTTTGTGCATAAATCAGCTGATATTACCAGTGTAGTAAATGGTACAATTCGTTCTGCTTTTGAATACGGAGGGCAGAAATGTTCAGCGTGCTCAAGGGTGTATGTGCCTGATACACTGTGGCCTGAAATTAAAAAGAATCTCCAGGATGAGCAAAAGAAAATAAAAGTAGGAAAT ccAGTTGATGACTTCGAAACATTCTTTTCAGCAGTCATTGATAACAAG tcTTTTGCTCGAATGAAGAAATGGCTGGAGCATGTAGAATCCTCCCCAAATTTAACAGTAATTGCAGGTGGAAAATGTGATGATAAAGTTGGTTATTATGTGCAGCCATCAATTATAGAGACAAAAGACCCACTGGATCCTATAATGAAAGAG GAAATCTTTGGACCCATCGTGGCTGTGTATGTTTATCCAGCTGATCAGTACCAGGAAATTCTTCACTTGATTGACACAAGTACCCCTTATGGTCTCACAGGTGCAATTTTTGCACAAGATAA AAATGTTATAGCTGAAGCAAGTAAAGTTCTGCGATTCTCTGCTGGGAACTTCTACATCAATGACAAGTCAACTGGCTCGGTTGTGGCACAGCAACCATTTGGAGGAGCTCGTATCTCTG GAACAAATGACAAGGCTGGAGGACCCCACTACATCCTTCGTTGGACATCACCTCAATCTGTGAAGGAAACGCATGTTCCATTGACGACATGGAGATACCCATATATGGGATAG